In Elaeis guineensis isolate ETL-2024a chromosome 1, EG11, whole genome shotgun sequence, a genomic segment contains:
- the LOC105039475 gene encoding protein gamma response 1 has product MQGNLQVSSDFEHPTDSDDSKYLCELSTILVATIQEVKDRVSQIEFIFCSQLYPSFQSRSKILQRSLVDARKAAEDEWKIKETSLLHQIEEITMEKQHDQERIHELKCSVEESRARLMNTEQLLNKHEVEKKVLLDKLESMDKNEEIIVELKRQLEQMTSEIAEEKELQQRLLQQIELKDQKLLVEQGKRRVLIEDYSKLKESYKHLKSQYCFLVGKIGDTTDKKHHPGRMEDEKASPRPHLNKRSLQDLEENDKEVTQLASKPTERTTDIVVHEKSEANQDLGLVKSSNTDFRIGISSNSSVLQSKSIAVTTKPRSLSVMRQASPCWRNTRARQGSGDADPHDDFLDTPMEVVKNLNRGPLEEAQGLSVLPPQDMDFNNSDDETQDTNAEAAPPPQQQHISILDSANKGFKYVEPVRKKAERENLKGVECKQCKKFYDAILPDGSRGKGSGMDTTSMHCEHHDGVSRHRYRYAPPMTPEGFWNIGFDSDV; this is encoded by the exons ATGCAAGGGAACCTGCAGGTCTCTTCAGATTTTGAGCACCCTACTGACAGTGATGATTCTAAATACTTATGTGAGCTCAGCACGATTCTCGTTGCTACCATTCAAGAAGTAAAAGACCGGGTTTCTCAAATAGAATTTATTTTCTGCAGTCAGCTATATCCAAGTTTCCAATCaagatcaaaaattttacagaGAAGCCTAGTTGATGCCAGGAAAGCTGCAGAGGATGAGTGGAAGATAAAGGAAACCTCTCTCTTACATCAAATAGAAGAGATCACTATGGAAAAGCAACATGATCAAGAAAGAATCCATGAACTGAAATGTTCTGTAGAAGAAAGTAGGGCCAGGTTAATGAACACTGAGCAGTTGCTGAACAAACATGAAGTTGAGAAAAAAGTTCTTTTGGACAAACTGGAAAGCATGGATAAAAATGAAGAGATCATTGTGGAGCTCAAAAGGCAACTTGAACAAATGACAAGTGAGATTGCTGAGGAAAAGGAGCTGCAACAGAGGTTATTGCAACAGATTGAGTTGAAAGATCAAAAATTGTTGGTAGAGCAGGGCAAAAGAAGAGTCTTAATCGAGGATTATAGTAAATTGAAAGAAAGTTACAAACACTTAAAATCTCAATACTGTTTTCTAGTTGGAAAGATCGGTGATACAACAGATAAAAAACATCATCCAGGGAGGATGGAAGATGAAAAGGCATCACCAAGGCCTCATCTGAACAAAAGAAGCCTCCAAG ATTTAGAAGAAAATGATAAAGAGGTCACCCAGCTTGCTTCTAAGCCAACAGAAAGGACTACTGATATTGTTGTCCATGAAAAGTCTGAGGCCAATCAAGACTTGGGACTGGTTAAAAGTTCAAATACTGATTTCCGCATTGGTATATCATCTAATTCAAGTGTCCTCCAATCAAAGAGCATTGCTGTTACTACAAAACCTAGGTCATTATCTGTCATGAGGCAAGCTAGTCCATGTTGGAGGAATACTAGGGCACGTCAAGGATCAGGCGATGCAGATCCACATGATGACTTTCTTGACACTCCCATGGAAGTTGTGAAAAACTTAAACAGGGGCCCTCTTGAAGAAGCACAAGGTCTTTCTGTCCTTCCTCCGCAGGACATGGATTTTAACAACTCAGATGATGAGACACAAGATACAAATGCTGAGGCGGCTCCTCCTCCACAGCAGCAGCATATTTCAATCCTAGATTCGGCAAACAAGGGATTTAAATATGTAGAGCCtgtgagaaagaaggctgagCGGGAGAATCTCAAAGGAGTAGAGTGCAAGCAGTGCAAGAAGTTCTATGATGCGATTCTACCTGATGGAAGTAGAGGAAAGGGAAGCGGTATGGACACCACAAGCATGCATTGTGAGCATCATGATGGTGTCTCAAGGCATAGGTACAGGTATGCCCCTCCAATGACCCCTGAAGGATTTTGGAACATTGGATTTGATTCAGATGTATAA